From Saccharothrix espanaensis DSM 44229, the proteins below share one genomic window:
- a CDS encoding NAD-dependent epimerase/dehydratase family protein, translated as MTVVVLGAGRGIGREIARQVAADGREVRGVSRSGGVPDGVEDVRADLLDREAAVKAVRGASVVHLAANVPYPSWADTLPTLFDNAVAAAESAGAKLVLADNLYAYGPVSGPLTEDTPERPVGPKEKLRSALGKRLRQASVPVVLARSSDYYGPGGVGSLAGELLLKPMALGKRAMWFGPLDVPHTFAYLGDTARAQVVLGDDPRADGRVWHTPAAETLTVREFVALAGRVLGTRGQPRRLPKATVTLVSLFDKRLRGAGELSHQQTEPWVVDHSAFEDTFGPLPVTPHEEAIARTAEWYRG; from the coding sequence ATGACGGTGGTCGTGCTGGGCGCGGGTCGGGGCATCGGGCGGGAGATCGCCCGGCAGGTGGCGGCCGACGGGCGGGAGGTCCGCGGCGTCTCGCGCTCCGGGGGCGTGCCCGACGGTGTCGAGGACGTACGGGCCGACCTGCTCGACCGGGAGGCCGCCGTGAAGGCCGTGCGCGGCGCGTCCGTGGTGCACCTCGCGGCGAACGTGCCGTACCCGTCGTGGGCGGACACCCTGCCGACGCTGTTCGACAACGCCGTCGCCGCCGCCGAGTCGGCCGGGGCGAAGCTCGTGCTGGCGGACAACCTGTACGCGTACGGGCCGGTGTCCGGACCGTTGACCGAGGACACGCCGGAACGCCCGGTCGGGCCGAAGGAGAAGCTGCGCAGCGCGCTGGGCAAGCGTTTGCGGCAGGCGTCCGTGCCGGTCGTGCTGGCCCGCTCCAGCGACTACTACGGGCCCGGCGGCGTCGGGTCGCTGGCGGGCGAGCTCCTGCTCAAGCCGATGGCGCTGGGCAAGCGGGCGATGTGGTTCGGGCCGCTGGACGTGCCGCACACCTTCGCCTACCTCGGCGACACCGCCCGCGCCCAGGTCGTGCTGGGCGACGACCCCCGCGCGGACGGCCGGGTCTGGCACACGCCGGCCGCCGAGACGCTGACCGTGCGCGAGTTCGTCGCCCTGGCCGGGCGGGTGCTGGGCACCCGGGGCCAGCCGCGCCGGCTGCCCAAGGCGACCGTCACCCTCGTGTCGCTGTTCGACAAGCGGCTGCGCGGCGCGGGCGAGCTGTCCCACCAGCAGACCGAGCCGTGGGTGGTGGACCACTCGGCGTTCGAGGACACCTTCGGGCCGCTGCCCGTCACGCCGCACGAGGAGGCGATCGCCCGGACCGCCGAGTGGTACCGGGGGTAG
- a CDS encoding MFS transporter: MSGRTHLLTAGAFAIGTSGYIVSGVLPAVSRELDVTHATAGQLLTAFAIAYAVSSPLLAALTGRWERRTLLVAALAVSAVGNLAAALAPNYPLLLAARVVSALGAAVYTPGAVLVATVLSPPEHRGRAVALVFGGLTFSLVLGVPAGNLLGEPLGYQGVFGLIAAVTALAAVAVRLGLPTVDAPPAVGLRERFAPAADRRVVMVLALTVLACLSVFAVFNYIAPLLTATAHVEGLAVSLLLVAYGVGGAFGNWAGGRLSDRFDTRKLLVAIFGSFTVVLATLPLTMTTVVGAAVALFVWGALTWSANPPIQSWLIELAPANSGLLLSLNASAIYLGVGLSGVLGGLVISWVGLLPLAPIAASLAVVALVLLVFALRPAQDPKALVVTSPAPGSLAKQWK, encoded by the coding sequence ATGTCCGGCCGCACCCACCTGCTCACCGCCGGGGCGTTCGCCATCGGCACGAGCGGGTACATCGTCTCCGGCGTCCTGCCCGCCGTGAGCCGGGAGCTCGACGTCACGCACGCCACGGCGGGCCAACTGCTGACCGCGTTCGCCATCGCCTACGCCGTGTCGTCCCCGCTGCTCGCCGCCCTCACCGGCCGGTGGGAGCGGCGGACCCTGCTGGTCGCCGCGCTGGCCGTGTCGGCGGTCGGCAACCTGGCCGCCGCCCTCGCCCCGAACTACCCGCTGCTGCTGGCCGCCCGCGTGGTCAGCGCGCTCGGCGCGGCCGTCTACACGCCCGGCGCGGTGCTCGTGGCGACCGTGCTCAGCCCGCCGGAACACCGGGGCCGCGCCGTCGCGCTGGTATTCGGCGGGTTGACGTTCTCGCTGGTCCTGGGGGTGCCGGCGGGCAACCTGCTCGGTGAGCCGCTCGGCTACCAGGGCGTGTTCGGGCTGATCGCCGCGGTCACCGCGCTGGCCGCCGTCGCCGTCCGGCTCGGCCTGCCGACCGTCGACGCGCCGCCCGCGGTCGGCCTGCGCGAGCGGTTCGCCCCGGCCGCCGACCGCCGGGTGGTCATGGTGCTCGCGCTGACCGTGCTCGCCTGCCTGTCGGTGTTCGCGGTGTTCAACTACATCGCCCCCCTGCTCACCGCGACCGCGCACGTGGAAGGTCTGGCGGTCAGCCTGCTCCTGGTCGCGTACGGCGTCGGCGGCGCGTTCGGCAACTGGGCCGGCGGCCGGCTCTCGGACCGGTTCGACACCAGGAAGCTGCTGGTGGCGATCTTCGGCTCCTTCACCGTCGTGCTGGCCACCCTGCCGCTGACCATGACCACGGTCGTCGGCGCGGCGGTGGCGCTGTTCGTGTGGGGCGCGTTGACGTGGTCGGCGAACCCGCCGATCCAGTCGTGGCTGATCGAGCTGGCGCCCGCCAACAGCGGCCTGCTGCTCTCGCTCAACGCGTCCGCGATCTACCTGGGCGTGGGCCTGTCCGGGGTGCTCGGCGGCCTGGTGATCAGCTGGGTCGGCCTGCTGCCGCTGGCCCCCATCGCCGCGTCCCTGGCCGTGGTCGCCCTGGTGCTGCTGGTGTTCGCGCTCCGACCGGCTCAGGACCCGAAGGCGCTGGTGGTGACCTCACCCGCGCCGGGTTCCTTGGCGAAGCAGTGGAAGTAG
- a CDS encoding ABC transporter ATP-binding protein: MIEVRDLRREFSVTSKTGRFRRTRRTVVAVDAVSFDVAAGEAVGYVGPNGAGKSTTIKMLTGILVPTSGHVRVSGVDPSRSRRELARRIGVVFGQRSQLWWDLPLRDSFDLLRAIYRVPAAEFARRLEECTGLLELAPFLDTPVRQLSLGQRMRGEVTAALLHGPELLVLDEPTIGLDLESKERLREFLAELNTARGTTLLLTTHDLDDIERLCPRLVVIDRGTVLADGPLEELRSEVAPERVLVVDLETPTAPLEGLPGVVSVRVELAGLRQHLTFRRAETTAAALISAVATRADVHDLVVEEPEIDDVVRRLYARR; this comes from the coding sequence ATGATCGAAGTGCGCGACCTGCGCCGCGAGTTCAGCGTGACGAGCAAGACCGGCCGGTTCCGGCGCACCCGGCGGACCGTGGTCGCGGTCGACGCGGTGAGCTTCGACGTCGCCGCCGGCGAGGCGGTCGGCTACGTCGGGCCGAACGGGGCCGGGAAGTCCACCACCATCAAGATGCTCACCGGGATCCTGGTGCCGACCTCCGGGCACGTCCGGGTGTCCGGCGTCGACCCGTCCCGGTCGCGGCGCGAGCTGGCCCGCCGGATCGGCGTGGTGTTCGGGCAGCGCAGCCAGCTCTGGTGGGACCTGCCGCTGCGGGACAGCTTCGACCTGCTGCGCGCGATCTACCGGGTGCCGGCGGCGGAGTTCGCGCGCCGGCTGGAGGAGTGCACCGGCCTGCTGGAGCTGGCCCCGTTCCTGGACACCCCGGTCCGGCAGCTCTCGCTGGGCCAGCGGATGCGCGGCGAGGTGACCGCGGCCCTGCTGCACGGCCCGGAGCTGCTGGTGCTCGACGAGCCGACGATCGGGCTCGACCTGGAGTCCAAGGAGCGGCTGCGCGAGTTCCTCGCCGAGCTGAACACCGCGCGCGGCACCACGCTGCTGCTCACCACGCACGACCTGGACGACATCGAGCGGCTGTGCCCGAGGCTGGTGGTGATCGACCGCGGCACGGTGCTGGCCGACGGCCCGCTGGAGGAGCTGCGGTCCGAGGTCGCGCCGGAACGGGTGCTGGTGGTCGACCTGGAGACGCCCACCGCCCCGCTGGAGGGGTTGCCGGGCGTGGTCTCGGTCCGGGTGGAATTGGCCGGACTGCGACAGCACCTCACTTTCCGCCGCGCCGAAACCACCGCGGCGGCATTGATTTCCGCCGTCGCGACCCGGGCCGACGTGCACGATCTGGTGGTGGAGGAACCGGAGATAGACGATGTGGTGCGCCGCTTGTACGCGCGTCGGTAG
- a CDS encoding ABC transporter permease encodes MFAGLVANTTFGLLRTAVMVAVVGAAPKAGYDVPAAVAYVWVGQGLMAFVQLWGDNTLAERVSTGDVVVDLYRPWHLQAALFATDVGRAGYSVAVRFVPPVVIGALIFPFQWPEPAAWPVFALSALLALAVSFGVRFLLNASTFWLLDNRGVMSLWAVTSSVLCGLALPLGFFPDWARTLLWATPFPAIIQGPIDVWMGHGPQWTILAHQAFWAVVLFALGHVVLGRAVRKVVVQGG; translated from the coding sequence ATGTTCGCCGGCCTCGTCGCGAACACCACCTTCGGCCTGCTGCGCACCGCGGTGATGGTCGCGGTGGTGGGCGCGGCGCCCAAGGCCGGCTACGACGTGCCCGCGGCCGTCGCCTACGTGTGGGTCGGCCAGGGGCTGATGGCGTTCGTGCAGCTCTGGGGCGACAACACGCTGGCCGAACGGGTCAGCACCGGTGACGTGGTCGTCGACCTCTACCGGCCGTGGCACCTGCAGGCGGCGCTGTTCGCCACCGACGTCGGCCGCGCCGGGTACTCGGTCGCGGTCCGGTTCGTGCCACCGGTCGTGATCGGCGCGCTCATCTTCCCCTTCCAGTGGCCCGAACCGGCCGCGTGGCCGGTGTTCGCGCTCAGCGCGCTGCTGGCGCTCGCGGTCAGCTTCGGCGTGCGGTTCCTGTTGAACGCCAGCACGTTCTGGTTGCTGGACAACCGGGGCGTGATGAGCCTCTGGGCCGTCACGTCCAGCGTCCTGTGCGGCTTGGCGCTGCCGCTGGGGTTCTTCCCGGACTGGGCGCGGACCCTGTTGTGGGCCACGCCGTTCCCGGCGATCATCCAGGGGCCGATCGACGTCTGGATGGGCCACGGTCCACAGTGGACCATCTTGGCCCATCAGGCTTTCTGGGCCGTCGTTCTGTTCGCCCTCGGGCACGTGGTGCTCGGCCGCGCGGTGCGCAAGGTGGTGGTGCAGGGTGGGTGA
- a CDS encoding TetR/AcrR family transcriptional regulator: MTTTRRERYREETRDEAKRIALEQLAELGVDGVSVNAIAKRMGVTGPALYRYFKNRVDLLNELIRDAWRDLAEAVEASVRRTAGHPPRERVHGFGQAFRDWAIGQPHRYLLLFGSPVPGYHAPHDTIALAHRTMSAFIGVLTEAHADPSARPAEPPADPSAVPPAGASAMPAAGASAAPVAEPPAGPSAVPVAEPSGLDGQLVAWARSRGEGEVDPAVLLTALRAFTRLHGVLSLEVSGQFGPMGFDPALLYRAEVDSLLRGD; the protein is encoded by the coding sequence GTGACCACGACCCGGCGTGAGCGGTACCGCGAGGAGACGAGGGACGAGGCCAAGCGCATCGCGCTGGAGCAGCTGGCCGAACTCGGCGTGGACGGCGTCTCGGTCAACGCCATCGCCAAGCGCATGGGCGTCACCGGCCCGGCGCTCTACCGGTACTTCAAGAACCGGGTCGACCTGCTCAACGAGCTGATCCGGGACGCCTGGCGGGACCTCGCGGAGGCGGTCGAGGCGTCGGTGCGGCGCACCGCGGGCCACCCGCCGCGCGAACGCGTGCACGGGTTCGGCCAGGCGTTCCGGGACTGGGCGATCGGTCAACCGCACCGCTACCTGCTGCTGTTCGGCTCGCCGGTGCCCGGCTACCACGCGCCGCACGACACCATCGCGCTCGCCCACCGCACGATGAGCGCGTTCATCGGCGTGCTGACCGAGGCGCACGCCGACCCGTCCGCGCGGCCCGCCGAACCGCCTGCCGACCCGTCCGCAGTACCGCCTGCCGGCGCGTCCGCCATGCCGGCTGCCGGCGCGTCCGCCGCGCCGGTCGCGGAACCGCCTGCCGGTCCGTCCGCCGTGCCGGTCGCGGAACCGTCCGGACTGGACGGACAGCTGGTGGCCTGGGCCCGGTCCCGGGGTGAGGGCGAGGTCGACCCCGCCGTGCTGCTCACCGCCCTGCGGGCGTTCACCAGGCTGCACGGCGTGCTCAGCCTGGAGGTGTCGGGCCAGTTCGGCCCGATGGGGTTCGACCCGGCGCTGCTCTACCGCGCCGAGGTCGACTCACTGCTCCGCGGCGACTAG
- a CDS encoding inositol monophosphatase family protein produces MTKNPWPVGEPQLSQDVHPALAAAARAAARAYQEARQLHTRAELREEVADGADGTPTMRVDALVEGAIVEAAEASGVNLLSEEAGFVDHGSAATLVVDPVDGSANAAMGVPLSCFAGALVIDTVPIEALTVWFDTGRAWSAKAGRPTPFRTSGRTRLRGASICMMRPKRGTEEAWTRVASAADRIRILCTTCLETMLVAEGSVDAFADPGSDTHRLMDLIAALVTVPAAGGVLLDLRGRPVEFDLDLTRRWSGIAAATPELADELIATILG; encoded by the coding sequence GTGACGAAGAACCCGTGGCCCGTCGGCGAACCCCAGCTGTCCCAAGACGTCCACCCGGCGCTGGCCGCCGCCGCGCGGGCCGCCGCCCGCGCCTACCAGGAGGCCCGGCAGCTGCACACCCGCGCCGAGCTGCGCGAGGAGGTCGCCGACGGCGCGGACGGCACCCCGACCATGCGGGTCGACGCGCTGGTGGAGGGCGCGATCGTGGAGGCCGCCGAGGCGTCGGGCGTGAACCTGCTGTCCGAGGAGGCCGGTTTCGTGGACCACGGCTCGGCCGCGACGCTGGTGGTCGACCCGGTGGACGGTTCGGCGAACGCGGCCATGGGCGTCCCGCTGTCGTGCTTCGCCGGGGCGCTGGTGATCGACACCGTGCCGATTGAGGCGCTGACGGTCTGGTTCGACACCGGTCGGGCGTGGTCGGCGAAGGCGGGCCGGCCGACCCCGTTCCGCACGTCCGGCCGAACCCGGCTGCGGGGCGCGTCGATCTGCATGATGCGCCCGAAGCGCGGCACCGAGGAGGCGTGGACGCGGGTGGCGAGCGCCGCCGACCGGATCCGCATCCTGTGCACGACGTGCCTGGAGACGATGCTGGTGGCGGAGGGCTCGGTGGACGCGTTCGCCGACCCGGGCTCGGACACCCACCGGCTGATGGACCTGATCGCCGCCCTGGTCACCGTCCCGGCGGCGGGCGGCGTGCTGCTGGACCTGCGCGGCCGGCCGGTGGAGTTCGACCTGGACCTGACCCGCCGCTGGTCGGGCATCGCCGCCGCGACGCCGGAACTGGCCGACGAGCTGATCGCCACGATCCTGGGCTGA
- a CDS encoding bacteriophage spanin2 family protein has product MRAGRPIAITLLALGLVGAMSACGAVQEASNAANQAGQAFDKVKLCTDAIALAGYTPSATDPQKAVDETKAKADELGKLAEKAGDATLKDAITGVSDTMSNVTLSDLDPTKFADWTQKKLDQVAKLSAACG; this is encoded by the coding sequence ATGCGCGCAGGTCGCCCCATCGCCATCACCCTGCTGGCCCTGGGTCTCGTCGGCGCGATGTCCGCCTGCGGGGCCGTGCAGGAGGCGTCCAACGCGGCCAACCAGGCCGGACAGGCGTTCGACAAGGTCAAGCTGTGCACGGACGCGATCGCGCTGGCCGGCTACACGCCGAGCGCGACCGACCCGCAGAAGGCCGTGGACGAGACCAAGGCCAAGGCCGACGAGCTGGGCAAGCTGGCCGAGAAGGCGGGCGACGCGACGCTCAAGGACGCCATCACCGGCGTCTCGGACACGATGTCCAACGTGACCCTGTCGGACCTCGACCCGACCAAGTTCGCGGACTGGACGCAGAAGAAGCTGGACCAGGTCGCGAAGCTGTCCGCCGCCTGCGGCTGA
- a CDS encoding DUF1918 domain-containing protein: protein MHAIAGDRLHVHSRAVGLDERVGEILEVRGREGAPPYLVRFSDGHEGLVYPGPDSLVEPRRGD, encoded by the coding sequence ATGCACGCTATAGCCGGCGACCGGTTGCACGTCCACAGCCGCGCGGTGGGTCTCGACGAGCGGGTCGGCGAGATCCTCGAAGTGCGCGGCCGGGAAGGTGCGCCGCCGTACCTGGTCCGCTTCTCCGACGGTCACGAGGGCCTGGTCTACCCCGGCCCGGACAGCCTGGTGGAACCCCGCCGGGGCGACTAG
- a CDS encoding ArsR/SmtB family transcription factor translates to MGGMQTLPHPARDEIRIEAVLHALADPVRLHIVRELAQCPDGVSCGVMDLGISPSTLTHHVRTLREAGVVFVRPRGTSRISSLRRDDLDALYPGLLNGVLAAPR, encoded by the coding sequence ATGGGCGGCATGCAGACGCTCCCCCACCCCGCGCGCGACGAGATCCGGATCGAGGCCGTGCTGCACGCGCTGGCCGACCCGGTGCGGCTGCACATCGTCCGCGAGCTGGCGCAGTGCCCGGACGGCGTCTCGTGCGGGGTGATGGACCTCGGCATCAGCCCCTCCACCCTGACCCACCACGTGCGCACGCTCCGCGAAGCGGGCGTGGTGTTCGTCCGGCCGCGCGGCACCTCCCGGATCAGCAGCCTGCGCCGGGACGACCTCGACGCGCTGTACCCGGGGCTGTTGAACGGCGTGCTCGCCGCGCCCCGCTGA
- a CDS encoding ABC transporter permease has protein sequence MGERIYPRLIAARLRGQMSYRASFLLYCVSQALAQGSELVVILVLFTQVDSLGGFAATEVVLMYAISSVAFGIADTVAGQLNNLPQYIRTGRFDVLLVRPLGTLPQIVVSDVRLHRLGRVVTGLVALVFALSHNDIAWSPWTALLVVVAPFAGAVIFGAVWVAACAVCFWLVEGHEMVNSVTYGSNAFTSYPTTVYSGWLRRIMAFVIPGAFVAYYPALALLDRPDPLGGPALLGWVSPLVALAAAGAAGLVWRFAVRHYRGTGS, from the coding sequence GTGGGTGAGCGCATCTACCCGAGGCTGATCGCCGCACGGCTGCGCGGTCAGATGTCCTACCGGGCCTCGTTCCTGCTGTACTGCGTGTCGCAGGCGCTCGCGCAGGGCTCCGAGCTGGTCGTGATCCTGGTGCTGTTCACCCAGGTCGACTCGCTGGGCGGGTTCGCCGCGACCGAGGTCGTGCTGATGTACGCGATCTCGTCGGTGGCGTTCGGGATCGCCGACACCGTCGCGGGGCAGCTCAACAACCTGCCGCAGTACATCCGGACCGGGCGGTTCGACGTGCTGCTGGTGCGCCCCCTGGGAACCCTGCCGCAGATCGTGGTGTCCGACGTCCGGCTGCACCGGCTCGGAAGGGTCGTCACGGGGCTCGTCGCGTTGGTGTTCGCCCTGTCGCACAACGACATCGCGTGGTCGCCCTGGACGGCGCTGCTGGTCGTCGTGGCACCGTTCGCGGGCGCGGTGATCTTCGGCGCGGTGTGGGTGGCGGCCTGCGCGGTCTGCTTCTGGTTGGTGGAGGGGCACGAGATGGTGAACAGCGTGACCTACGGCAGCAACGCGTTCACCTCCTACCCGACCACCGTCTACTCGGGCTGGCTGCGCCGGATCATGGCGTTCGTGATCCCCGGCGCGTTCGTCGCCTACTACCCCGCCCTCGCGCTGCTGGACCGCCCGGACCCGTTGGGCGGCCCCGCTCTCCTGGGCTGGGTCTCGCCTCTCGTCGCACTCGCCGCCGCCGGCGCGGCCGGGCTGGTGTGGCGCTTCGCCGTTCGCCACTACCGAGGGACCGGGTCATGA